The stretch of DNA TCCCCCTCACGTTGTAAAGAAAAGAGAGCTTGCTCTAAAACAGAAGCAAAGCTCTCTTCTTGCGTAGGTTCCCCGAAAGATTCGCAATCCCCTTCAGCCAATAACACACCAGAACAAAAACTCCATCCCACCTGCTGCCCAGCTAAATACTGAGCAACAACCTCTTTTACCTTACTGTATTGAGCAGCGGCTAATAAACAGATAATCTTTTTCGCTAAATCTCTTTTGATAATTTCTGCTTGTAAAGGAGATGGTGGGATAAGAATTTTTTGATCTTCACACAAAAATCGTTCCAGCGCTCGACAGGGCTCTATTCGTTGCATAAACATAGCTATGATATCCCCTGCCTCTTCTATCTTTTCTCTACTTACTAAAAGCACAAAAGCAAGATTTACCTGAGCACGAGTCCCTTGTACTGTTGATAAAAACCGCCCAGCTAAATGAGCGCCTTGAATACCTAAGGAGCAAATAGCTTCCGAAGCAGCTTCACAAAGCATACTAGAAGAAGATGACAACCCTTCAATCAACTTATCCTCTCCTAAAGGGTCTTCTTGTAGATAAAGAATCGCTGCAGCTTGCATCTGCACACGCGCAGAGGGAGAATGACAAGCCAACTTCCGCACAGATTCTATTATAGCGGCCGATCGAAACTCTTTACCCATTCTTAAAACAACCTGTAAAGTAGCCAACTGAACATCCGGGTGATCCGCAGCAAATAATTGCAAAACTTCTTCTTCTACATATTTTTCTGGATGCTCTTTTAACATTTCACAAGTCATTAGAGCCTGATCAATACCCATTAACACCGGGCATTGGGGATTCGCAAGCAAACACAAGGCTCTCCACGCCTCTCTTCGCTCAGTTCCATCTAATTGCGAATTTTGGACAACGCCCCTCAAATGAGAAGTTAAATCCGTGATCTCTAACAAGGCTGCAGCTCGATACGCCGCAACTCGAACCTGCATCGAGGAATCATTTTTTGCCAAATCGCTCAGAGCACGAAGTAAACTACTGGAACCATACATAGCAGCTACCTGTAAAGCGATCTGTCTAACCGTATCGCTATCATCAGACAAAGCCTGCAAAATTATAGGCACTAATCGATAATCGTGAGCCATGCCTGCGGCCAAAATAGTAATCACCCGAACTGTAAGCGAAGGATGTCGAATGTTTTTTTGAAGAAGGGTAGCAGCAAGATCTTCATGCACATCGCGATCAAATTCCAATGAAGAAAAACGTTTTTTAGAATGAAGAAAAGCTGCTTCCCAAGCCGAATATTCATGGTGCAGGGCTAAAGCCTGTAATGCTACACGCACCTCTTGTAAAGAACATTCGGAAGATAAAAGAATTTTTGCCTCTTGTGCTGCCGCACCATACTCATGAAAAAGCATCTGCCGCTGAATCGAATCAGAACAATGCCCACAACACATGATGAAGAAATAAACTATGCGATGGAGCCTAATAAGCCTCCGCCAAGAAGATGAATATGTAGGTGGAATACGCTTTGTCCCCCCTCTAAACCATTATTGATCACCACACGATATCCATTTTCTATACCGAAATCGCGGGCCATCATCTGAATAATCTTACCCGCTTCTGCAAGCAAGAGAAAATCATTGCTTTGCATATCTTGTAATTTTTCAATATGCTTCTTTGGAATAATAAGCAAATGCACTGGAGCCTGAGGAAACTTATCCTTAATTACGATAAAATTTTCATCCTCAAAAACCTTATCGCATTCGACGGAACCTTCTATAATACGTTCAAAAATTGTAGTCATTCCACTCCCTGCTGTTTTAATACTAAATTCAGCGCCTCTTCACAACTTTCCCGACTATCCCAAACGGAGAGGAACAACCCTTTGTGACAAAAAACTGCTCCAGGGATTCCTGTAACCTTAACCAACTGATCTCCCAATAACCCCGCCCACTCTTCTGGAAAAGGAATTCTTACCTCCATTCGACGATCCAGAGTAGGGGGAATCCCTCGTAAAATCCATTGATCCGAACAGGGAAAACTGACAAAAGCCGCAGGATGATTTTCTCCTCCTAAGGAGAAAAAATTCTCCTGCCACGCTAATGGACGATCAAAGCGCAAACAAACATCTTCCTTCTCCATAACTTGCTTGACAACATCTCGACACATACGATCGTAACGAAACTTATCTCGTAAACGAGTAAGCAGATCTATCGCAAAATGCAAAGCGAAGAAAAATTCTTTATCGGTATTCCCTCCCTCTTCCAAGGGATTATAAATTTTAATGATGTCTGAGAAAGAACAGAACCCTTCCTTAGAAAAAAATCGTCCGTTATCTTGCTCATCCACACCATGTACTAGCGTGTTATTGAGATATTCATATTCTTCATGAGAGAGGAATCCTAGATTATGCAAATAATCAAGAACCATCCCAGCACTACTCCAAGAACCAGCATACGACACCTGATGATGATCGAAACGCTTATCTTCTGCGGAGTATCTCCCTCCCACATCACAAACGTACTCACATTGCGCTAACTTTTCAGGATCTCTGGTGCGAATAATTTTGTTCTCATCAACAAGATCAAACATAATCAATAAAGCGCAAGCCGTCACTTCGTCGGCGTGAAAAGAACCATCATGTGTGCCAACACTTCTTGGAATTTGCATTCTCATTATCCTCCGTGATCCTCTCGACAATAGAACAACAAACAAACCTAGGCGGTAGTATCCTATCCAAAAGCTGAAAATCCTCCATCCTACTTGTTGTTTAGGATTAATATCAAGCGTTCCGCGGAAAGCTTTCCCCCTTTTGAAACCCTAGATTTTCTATATTTTCAAAATAAACCCTTTACAAACCTCGTGTTAAGTATGCATATAAATTCTTTGACTTCTCTTTTTAAAAATTTTTCCGATAAGCTGGTTCTTCACCTACGAGGATTCCAATGACACTCTTTCACTCTTGCCACGATGCCGTCTCTCCAGACGGCTATTTATGTTCTTCTCTTCAATTAATCAGTACCGGTGTGTATGAAGGAGAAATCGAAATTCAAAATATCCCCTCCTACTTCCTGGGATTCCAATTACCTCTTCATTGCGTTCATCTCAATCTAAAAAGTTCCTTAGCCCAACTAGGAATAGATGCAACTCTTCTTCACTGTGAGCTCAGCAAAAACCAGAAGCGAGCTCATATACACGCACAATTTACTAGCCACGGCCCCGTTGCGGAATCTATGCTCACTCTTCTCAAGCCCGGAGATCGAGTAGCCAAACTATTTGCTGCAGACGAGCGTAGATTGGTCCGCTCTCCCGATTATCTTGAAAGCATGCTAAAAAATACTGATAAGGCTGGACACCCCCTGCTTTGCTTTGGGAAAAAACTGGAACATCTTATTTCTTTCGATGTAGTAGATGACCGTCTTGTTGTATCCCTCCCCACTCTACCGGGCATCGTTCGTTATGACTCAGACATCTACGGCCTTCTTCCTCTGATTCAAAAATCTCTCAGCAACCCCAAATTAAGCATTCGTCACTTCTTGTCCCTTTATCAACAGATTGCGGAGGGACAACATATTCCTTGTGAAGGCAATATTCTTTTGATCAAGACAGAGCCTCTTCATATCCGCACAGTATTTGCTCGCGTGGTCAATCAACTTCTTCCTCAAGGGCTCTTCCATACTTCTGCTAACATTTTAGAGCCGACAACTCAAGAATCTGGAGACATTTTCGAATTTTTTGGAAACCCATCCACATCAATAGAGAGAATCCCTTTAGAATTTTTCACTATTGAACCCTACAAAGAGCACTCCTACTTCTGTAATCGAGATTTATTGCAAACAACCTTGCAATCCGAAAGCGAAATCAAAAAAATATTTGGAACAGCTCCTCAAGGCCCTGTAAAAGCTGCTACTTATTTATCCAAAGGAAGCGAAATTCCTTCTCTTTATGCAGATTCTTGGCTTACAGGATCTGCAGCTGCATATCAATGTAGTGAAAACCAAGCAGTCAAGGACGAATATATCCATGCACAGCCCTGCTATCCTTTTTTGGAAGCAATGGAAATGGGCCTTATTAATAGTGAAGGCGCTTTGCTCTCCCGCTTTTTCCCTTCTTCTAGCTTGAAGGGGATGTTGATCTCCTATCATGTACGCCACTATCTCAAGCAAATTTATTTCCAAGTGCCTTCCTATACGTATGGAGACTACTTCTCTCATAATGACAGAGGATTGTTATTAGACCTTCATCAGGCCGGTATTGATGTATTCTGGGCAGATGAAGAAAGTGGTCGCGTCTTGCAATACACAAAACGACGCGATAAGAATAGTGGAATGTTCGTTGTTAAAGATCGTGTTGAAGAATTCCGTTCAGCTTTTTTCGTAGCTATTTATGGATCTCGTCTTCTCGAAAATAACTTTTCCGCCCAACTCCATACTCTTCTTGCAGGACTACAACGGGCGGCACATACCCACGGCATTCCAGGCTTCTCCAAACCTACCCCTCTAGCCGTAATCACTGGGGGAGGAACCGGTGTCATGGCCACAGGAAATCGCGTCGCAAAAGAACTTGGCATTCTTTCTTGCGGAACTGTCCTCGATTTAGAAGCCTCACCTGCACAAATCGACCAGCCAGCAAACGAATTCTTGGATGCCAAAATGACGTACCGGCTCCCACAGCTTATAGAAAGACAAGAACATTTTTATGCAGATCTTGCTATTTTAGTCGTTGGTGGGGTCGGAACAGATTTTGAGCTTTATCTAGAACTCGTCTACTTGAAAACTGGAGCAAAGCCTCCTACCCCTATTTTTCTGATTGGGCCTGTTGAATACTGGAAAGAAAAAGTAGCTCATGCTTATGAGATTAATCTCAAAGCAGGAACTATCCGAGGTTCCGAGTGGATCAGTAACTGTTTGTTCTGTATCACATCTCCCGAGGCGGGGGTTGCTGTGTTCGAACAATTTTTAGCTGGAGAACTGCCTATAGGCTATGATTATCCTCCAGCTCCAGACGGATTAGTTATCGTTTAAACATAAAAATTCCCCTAGCCTTTTTTCCCTAGGGTAGGGGAAGCCATTTGAGGAAACCGCTCAAATAGCAAAGGTTTCACCGCTCTAGGCAACAACACCTTCTTCCTACGAGAAGCCTCTCCCGCTATCAAAGTGACGTCATTCTTAGGAAGCGACAAAAAATCGGCTAACAATTCTATGACTGCGTCATTAGCCTTACCTCTTTCCGGAGCTTCTGTCACTCGAACCCTTAATATACCATCGTCCAGACATAAGACTCTATTTTCTCGTGCCTTTGTAGTAACTCTCACTTCCACAACCCAAAAGCCTTCTAACAAAATTCTCTCCTTCTCCTTTTCAGGAATTTGAAGGAAGCGTAGTAGTAGTACGCGTCCTTTTATCGTTTACTAGCTCACAAGAATACCTATTCCGGATTTCATTTCCCTCTAAAATACAAGTTTATTTTAATTCTCAAAAAAACTTTACCCCCCTTCTCCCAAAAATCTTGTTTTTTCTCAGCTTCCGAGTTATAACGAGGCAATCCCTAACCCACGCCAAAAAGATGAAACCTCTACGTTTCGGTTGTTTCTTTTACGTTCTTTCTTTTGTCTTTCAGATAGCTGTTGCCAATGAACCAAATTCTTGTCCCGATTGCCAAAATAACTGGAAAGAGGTAACTCACACCGATCAACTCCCTGAAAACATAATTCATGCTGACGATGCTTGCTATCACACTGGTTATGTACAGGCTCTGATCGACATGCATTTTTTAGATAGCTGTTGTCAAGTCGTTGTCGAAAATCAAACAGCCTATCTATTCTCCCTCCCTACAGATGCTGTAACACGTAATGCCATCATTAATCTAATTAAAGACCTACCTTTTATCCACTCAGTAGAAATCTGTCAGGCTTCCTATCAAACCTGTCACCATCAAGGGCCTCAAGGCACAGCTTCTCTTCCAGAACAACGTTCCTTCTGCACAAAAGTATGTGGAAAAGAGGCTATTTGGCTGCCGCAAAACACAATCCTCTTTCCACCTCTTGTAGCCGATCCTAGACAAGCAACTAACAGCGCAGGCATTCGTTTCGATGATGAAGTCATAGGGAAACGTGTGGGATCCGCAGTATTTGGAGGAGATTTCATCTTTTTACGATTGTTCGATGTTTCGCGTTTCCATGGAGACATGGACATCGGTCTCCAAGGTGCGGTTTTTTCTGTATTCGACCTAGAAAATCCAGACGCCTGCATGGTGAATTCGGACTTTTTTATCTCCGCTTTATGCAGTTTTGCTGTAAATAAATGGAGCTATCGTTTGCGACTATGGCATCTTTCTTCTCATCTTGGAGACGAGTTTATCCTCGCAAACCAGTTGCCTCCTAAAAACCGTTATAATCGTAGCGACGAGGCAATAGATTTCTTTGCTTCTTTCCGCTACACACCACAAATACGTGTCTACGGAGGAATAGGATACATTATCAGCCGAGACCTAACCTTCCCTGAAGATCCTCTTTACTTTGAAGGAGGGTTAGAGCTCCGGCCTTTCGGATTACGCGAAGATAATCTTCACGCTCAACCTATCTTTGCTATGCATTTTCGTTTCTGGGAGGAGCAAGACTTTTCTATAGACCAGACTTATATATTAGGAATGGAATGGTCTAAATTCCAGGATATCGGTCGAAAAGTTCGTGCTGTGATCGAGTACCATCAGGGATTTTCTTATGAAGGACAATTCGTCCGAAAAGAATGTGATTACTATGGTTTTAGGTTGAGTTACGGCTTCTAGCCACCTAAAAATTAGACTAGACATATGAGAGCCCCACCTTTATAGTACCGTCCGCTATTTTGATTCCCTTATGTTTCTTTCGAAGTGGGTGGTTTATGAAGAGAAATCATAATTTCGCATCTTTAGCGACAAATTACTTATTCTCTGATTTACAAAAGCGAGTTACTCAATTCCGTTTAGACAATCCCCAACATCGAGTGATCAGTTTGTCCATAGGAGATACAACCCAACCTTTGGATACGAGTGTTGCGGAAGCTTTTTCCGAGTCGATTATGCGTTTGAGTTCTCCTGAGACTTATTGCGGATATGGTCCGGATTTTGGGTTGCCATCCTTAAGACAAAAATTATCCAAAGATTTTTATCATGGCTGCGTTGACGCGGAAGAAATCTTCATTTCTGATGGCGCTAAAGTTGATCTCTTTCGTTTGCTCTCATTTTTCGGCCCTAATCAAGTAATTGCTGTTCAAGATCCCTCTTACCCGGCTTATGTCGATATCGCCCGCTTAACAGGTGCTAAGGAAATTGTTACTCTTCCATGTTTACAAGAAAATGACTTTTTCCCTGTATTTCCTACGAATACTCACATTGATATTTTGTGCCTATGCTCCCCCAATAATCCAACGGGGACTGTTTTAAATACCAATCAACTGCGAGCAATCGTGCATTATGCGATAGAACATGATATTCTCATTTTATTCGATGCGGCTTATAGCACCTTCATCGCAGATCCGTCCCTTCCTAAAAGCATCTTCGAAATTCCTGATGCACGGTTTTGTGCAATAGAAATCAATTCCTTCTCTAAGCCCCTCGGATTTGCCGGCGTTCGATTAGGATGGACTGTTGTGCCTAAAGAGTTAGTCTATAGAGAAGGCCTTCCCGTAATTCGCGATTGGGAACGCTTCCTTTCAACGACTTTCAACGGAGCCTCTATCCCAGCTCAAGAAGCTGGAATCGCAGGTCTTTCCATTCTTCCAAAACTTGAAGCTGTTCGCTATTACAGAGAGAATAGCGCTTTACTTAGAAATTCTCTATTGGAAGCGGGGTATCAAGTATTCGGAGGCGAACACGCTCCGTATTTATGGGTCAAACCTACTATGGAAACCATTGCTGACGAGGATCTTTTTGACTTTTTCTTACAAGAATACCATATCGCAGTTACACCAGGGATTGGATTCGGTCTTTGTGGTTCAGGGTTTGTTCGCTTCTCTTCTCTAGGAAAACGTGAAGACGTATTAGCGGCCTGTGAACGGTTACAAATGACTCCCGCTTTGCAGTAATAGCAGGAATAGGGGTTCTATGCTTTTGCGAAAAATTTTTGGCTATGTTTTTTGCGCTTCTTTAGCTTGTT from Chlamydia suis encodes:
- a CDS encoding LL-diaminopimelate aminotransferase — translated: MKRNHNFASLATNYLFSDLQKRVTQFRLDNPQHRVISLSIGDTTQPLDTSVAEAFSESIMRLSSPETYCGYGPDFGLPSLRQKLSKDFYHGCVDAEEIFISDGAKVDLFRLLSFFGPNQVIAVQDPSYPAYVDIARLTGAKEIVTLPCLQENDFFPVFPTNTHIDILCLCSPNNPTGTVLNTNQLRAIVHYAIEHDILILFDAAYSTFIADPSLPKSIFEIPDARFCAIEINSFSKPLGFAGVRLGWTVVPKELVYREGLPVIRDWERFLSTTFNGASIPAQEAGIAGLSILPKLEAVRYYRENSALLRNSLLEAGYQVFGGEHAPYLWVKPTMETIADEDLFDFFLQEYHIAVTPGIGFGLCGSGFVRFSSLGKREDVLAACERLQMTPALQ
- a CDS encoding HEAT repeat domain-containing protein codes for the protein MCCGHCSDSIQRQMLFHEYGAAAQEAKILLSSECSLQEVRVALQALALHHEYSAWEAAFLHSKKRFSSLEFDRDVHEDLAATLLQKNIRHPSLTVRVITILAAGMAHDYRLVPIILQALSDDSDTVRQIALQVAAMYGSSSLLRALSDLAKNDSSMQVRVAAYRAAALLEITDLTSHLRGVVQNSQLDGTERREAWRALCLLANPQCPVLMGIDQALMTCEMLKEHPEKYVEEEVLQLFAADHPDVQLATLQVVLRMGKEFRSAAIIESVRKLACHSPSARVQMQAAAILYLQEDPLGEDKLIEGLSSSSSMLCEAASEAICSLGIQGAHLAGRFLSTVQGTRAQVNLAFVLLVSREKIEEAGDIIAMFMQRIEPCRALERFLCEDQKILIPPSPLQAEIIKRDLAKKIICLLAAAQYSKVKEVVAQYLAGQQVGWSFCSGVLLAEGDCESFGEPTQEESFASVLEQALFSLQREGEEAGLNAVIDLYPQSRWQDKLTILEAIAYSENRKATCFLRGRCVQESASLQSAAAGALFALFK
- a CDS encoding MYG1 family protein, coding for MQIPRSVGTHDGSFHADEVTACALLIMFDLVDENKIIRTRDPEKLAQCEYVCDVGGRYSAEDKRFDHHQVSYAGSWSSAGMVLDYLHNLGFLSHEEYEYLNNTLVHGVDEQDNGRFFSKEGFCSFSDIIKIYNPLEEGGNTDKEFFFALHFAIDLLTRLRDKFRYDRMCRDVVKQVMEKEDVCLRFDRPLAWQENFFSLGGENHPAAFVSFPCSDQWILRGIPPTLDRRMEVRIPFPEEWAGLLGDQLVKVTGIPGAVFCHKGLFLSVWDSRESCEEALNLVLKQQGVE
- a CDS encoding HIT domain-containing protein codes for the protein MTTIFERIIEGSVECDKVFEDENFIVIKDKFPQAPVHLLIIPKKHIEKLQDMQSNDFLLLAEAGKIIQMMARDFGIENGYRVVINNGLEGGQSVFHLHIHLLGGGLLGSIA
- a CDS encoding DUF1207 domain-containing protein — encoded protein: MKPLRFGCFFYVLSFVFQIAVANEPNSCPDCQNNWKEVTHTDQLPENIIHADDACYHTGYVQALIDMHFLDSCCQVVVENQTAYLFSLPTDAVTRNAIINLIKDLPFIHSVEICQASYQTCHHQGPQGTASLPEQRSFCTKVCGKEAIWLPQNTILFPPLVADPRQATNSAGIRFDDEVIGKRVGSAVFGGDFIFLRLFDVSRFHGDMDIGLQGAVFSVFDLENPDACMVNSDFFISALCSFAVNKWSYRLRLWHLSSHLGDEFILANQLPPKNRYNRSDEAIDFFASFRYTPQIRVYGGIGYIISRDLTFPEDPLYFEGGLELRPFGLREDNLHAQPIFAMHFRFWEEQDFSIDQTYILGMEWSKFQDIGRKVRAVIEYHQGFSYEGQFVRKECDYYGFRLSYGF
- a CDS encoding DUF167 family protein; the encoded protein is MLEGFWVVEVRVTTKARENRVLCLDDGILRVRVTEAPERGKANDAVIELLADFLSLPKNDVTLIAGEASRRKKVLLPRAVKPLLFERFPQMASPTLGKKG
- a CDS encoding LOG family protein — protein: MTLFHSCHDAVSPDGYLCSSLQLISTGVYEGEIEIQNIPSYFLGFQLPLHCVHLNLKSSLAQLGIDATLLHCELSKNQKRAHIHAQFTSHGPVAESMLTLLKPGDRVAKLFAADERRLVRSPDYLESMLKNTDKAGHPLLCFGKKLEHLISFDVVDDRLVVSLPTLPGIVRYDSDIYGLLPLIQKSLSNPKLSIRHFLSLYQQIAEGQHIPCEGNILLIKTEPLHIRTVFARVVNQLLPQGLFHTSANILEPTTQESGDIFEFFGNPSTSIERIPLEFFTIEPYKEHSYFCNRDLLQTTLQSESEIKKIFGTAPQGPVKAATYLSKGSEIPSLYADSWLTGSAAAYQCSENQAVKDEYIHAQPCYPFLEAMEMGLINSEGALLSRFFPSSSLKGMLISYHVRHYLKQIYFQVPSYTYGDYFSHNDRGLLLDLHQAGIDVFWADEESGRVLQYTKRRDKNSGMFVVKDRVEEFRSAFFVAIYGSRLLENNFSAQLHTLLAGLQRAAHTHGIPGFSKPTPLAVITGGGTGVMATGNRVAKELGILSCGTVLDLEASPAQIDQPANEFLDAKMTYRLPQLIERQEHFYADLAILVVGGVGTDFELYLELVYLKTGAKPPTPIFLIGPVEYWKEKVAHAYEINLKAGTIRGSEWISNCLFCITSPEAGVAVFEQFLAGELPIGYDYPPAPDGLVIV